The Streptomyces sp. YIM 121038 sequence CGAGGCGGTCCACGACTACCTCATGGATGGGGTCCGCCCGCTGGCCTACGACGGCCCGTCCGGCAACGCACAGAGGACCGCCCTCGGCTTCGCCACCGCGCTCACCCACCTGGCCGCCGCCCTGCACCACGACCTCCTCTACCGGCAGAGCGCCGGGCCTGCCGTCGAGGCCGAGCGGCTGCGCCGGGTGCGCGCCACCTGGAACAGCGTGTGGCACCTGGCCGCTCCGTGGCGCGGCGCCGAGGGCTACGACGCCCGGCGCTGGCTCCAGCTCACCTATCTCACCCGCCACGACGAGAAGGAGCACACCGCCCGATGAGCATCCTGCAGGCCACCGCCGACGCCGCGGCCACGCCCGAGACAAGGGAGCATGTGACGGGCGCTCAGCCCGGCGGCCGTCAGCGGACTCGGGAGGCGAATGGATGGCGTTGCTAGCCGCGCTCGGCGACGGCGGCCAGCGCATCACCGTCCACGTCGCCGACCAGGACGGCGCCGCACTCGTCATGGCGCTCTCCCACCAGGACGGGCCCGGCCCAAGCGGCGAGGCGTTCCTGGAGGAGATCGCTGCGCTGGGGGTGCTTTCCTGCGGGGCCGACACCGGACGCGACGAGCCGGGCAACCGGCTCTGGGCTCTGCTGGAGCTGTAGGCCAGGCTCGTAGAGGTCGTCTCACAGGTAGCGGATGTATTCCAGCTGGTCGCTGGCGAGCCACTGGGCTCCGTCCGGGCCGCCCGGCCCCTGCCGTTGGTGGAGTCGGTTGCGTCATCCCAGCGAAATCGGGCCGATCGGACCGCCGGCCACCGAGTCCCGGCAGGCGAGGCAACCGGCGTCGGCGCAGTGGGTGACGCCCTGATCGGAGATCATGGCGTCGACCGCGGCGGCAAGGGTCTCCTTCGCTGGGTAGACGCTCCACAGGCACCCGCCCACCCGGGCAGTGCGTGCCAGCGGCTGCAGCCAGGGTCCCAAGCGTGGGAATCCCTCTGAGCACGAGCCTGTCTCCACCATGATCACTCGGTCGTCTGCTGTGCGCGCCCAGCGGATGGGCAGCTGTCGGCCGGAATCCTGTTCGGCCAGGTGGAGCGCGGTCATCCGGTTCAGTCCGACACCCACCAGAAGGATGGAGCCGTTGGTGTCTGCAAGGGCACGCACGGGTCCATACACATTGGTCGGGGTCTGAGTGTCGACGAGTTCGGCGGCTTGTGGCCCGATGGCTGCGAAGGAATTGAGCGGGTGCTGGCCGCGCCTCGCCGCGCCTCGGGCGAGCAGTCGGGTCGGCAGTACGCCCATGCCTGGGTTGATGACGCCGCAGTCGACGGTGTAGTGGGCGGCTGCCTCGGGTCTGGCCGCCGCCTCGTCGGGCAGAGCCGCGTAGTCGATGCCGTTGCGGGCCGGGCGCATCGTAATTGGTGGAATGACGCCGAACTGCGGTTCGGTGAACGACGGGACCAACACGGTGCAGCCGCGGGAGAGCAAGGCGTCCAGTACAGCGTCCGCTCCGCCCTCGATGGGCTCGCCGAAGGACCGAAGCGATGCATGGATCATGACCGGCCGTTGCGCCAGTGCCAGTTCGTCGATGGTTGCGACGAGTTGTTCGGCAGTGATCACCATGATGCCGCGTTCCCTTCTGTCCGGTGCTCCGCGTGATCTGAGTGGTGAGTTGTGAAGTGTTCTCAGGCGACGTGGCGTGCGTCGGCGACTTGACCGTGCTCGAGCTGCTGGAGTGCCGAAAGGGTCGCCAGTGTGTCGGGGTGGGGCTCTCCGAGCACCCGGCGCCGGGCCCTCAGGACCTTCTCGTACTCCGCCGCCGCCTCGTTCCAACGACTTTGCAGGGTCAGGACCCAGGCCAGTTCGTGGTGGGCGGACAGGGTGTGGTGGTGCTCGTCGCTGAGTATCCGCAGGCGCGCGTCCAGCAGTTGCCGGTACATCACCTCCGCTTCGGTAGACCTACCGCGCCTGGCCATAATCCACGCCAACTCGTGGATTGT is a genomic window containing:
- a CDS encoding AAC(3) family N-acetyltransferase gives rise to the protein MVITAEQLVATIDELALAQRPVMIHASLRSFGEPIEGGADAVLDALLSRGCTVLVPSFTEPQFGVIPPITMRPARNGIDYAALPDEAAARPEAAAHYTVDCGVINPGMGVLPTRLLARGAARRGQHPLNSFAAIGPQAAELVDTQTPTNVYGPVRALADTNGSILLVGVGLNRMTALHLAEQDSGRQLPIRWARTADDRVIMVETGSCSEGFPRLGPWLQPLARTARVGGCLWSVYPAKETLAAAVDAMISDQGVTHCADAGCLACRDSVAGGPIGPISLG